One Eurosta solidaginis isolate ZX-2024a chromosome 5, ASM4086904v1, whole genome shotgun sequence DNA segment encodes these proteins:
- the LOC137253952 gene encoding uncharacterized protein — translation MWRKVFADQKYQAKKKLSHNKLSKRQTGGGPYNEIPISATEELIIEAAGLEVAVDGNSTVRTFGNSPAHRSSTENSDSESNSDSGTSSASASALPGPSRSVTTLTPRVTSRCNTPRRRDLGEKIDRLVQVQERLLQVHERMLTIKEEKHKLHQESHALDLQIKNLELESLAISVNRKRRN, via the exons ATGTGGaggaag GTTTTCGCAGATCAAAAATATCAGGCGAAGAAGAAGCTTTCCCACAACAAATTGTCCAAAAGACAAACTGGAGGAGGTCCTTATAATGAAATTCCCATCAGTGCAACTGAGGAATTGATTATAGAGGCAGCCGGACTTGAGGTCGCAGTGGACGGGAATAGTACCGTTCGCACTTTTGGCAATTCACCCGCTCATAGAAGCAGCACCGAAAATAGTGATAGTGAGAGCAACAGTGATAGTGGAACAAGCAGCGCATCAGCCAGCGCTTTGCCTGGTCCATCTAGGTCGGTTACTACCCTTACACCGCGTGTAACCTCTCGGTGCAATACTCCACGGCGA CGCGATTTGGGGGAGAAGATTGACCGATTGGTGCAGGTGCAGGAGAGGTTGTTGCAAGTGCATGAAAGGATGCTGACCATTAAGGAGGAGAAGCATAAACTGCATCAAGAATCACATGCACTTGatttacaaatcaaaaatttagaattagAGTCTCTAGCAATAAGTgtaaatagaaaaagaagaaattaa